From the Deinococcus sonorensis KR-87 genome, the window GCTGAAGGGCTACACCCGCGCCTTCGAGCCGAAACCCCGCGTGTACTGAGCGGCCGGGCCGCAGGTCCGCCGCTTTGGAAGCCTGACCCTGTTCGGCCCGTGCCGGTCGCAGGACAATGAAGGGCGGCCGGGCTGACCGGCCCTCTTCCCCGCTGCAAGGAGCCACATGAAGATCAACGTCAAGATTCTCCGGTACAACCCGGAGAAGGACAGAAAGAGCCACTGGGAGACCTACCCGGTGGAGGCGGCCCCGGGCGACCGGGTGCTGGACGTGCTGAATTACGTCAAGTGGTACGTGGACCCCAGTCTGACCTTCCGCCGCTCCTGCGCCCACGGCATCTGCGGCTCGGACGCGATGCTGATCAACGGGCGCAACCGGCTGGCCTGCAAGACGCTGCTGCAGGACATCGTGAAGGAAGGCGGCACCCTGACCGCCGAGCCGATCCGTGGCCTGAAGGTCGAGAAGGACCTGCTGGTGGACATGGAGCCGTTCTTCGACGCCTACCGCGCCGTGATGCCGTTCTTTGTCAACAACGACCCCACCCCGGTGGGCGAGCGGATCCAGAGCCCCGAGGACGCCGAGCGGATGGACCACGGCAGCAACTGCATCCTGTGCGCCTGCTGCACCACCAGTTGCCCGATCTACTGGGTCAACGGCCGCTACCTGGGTCCGGCGGCCATTGTGCAGGCGCACCGCTTCATCTTCGACACCCGCGACCACGCGGCGCGCGAGCGCCTGGCCATCCTGAACCAGAACACCGGCGTGTGGCGCTGCCGCACCGCCTACAACTGCACCGAGGCCTGCCCCCGCGACATCCCGATCA encodes:
- a CDS encoding succinate dehydrogenase iron-sulfur subunit, which encodes MKINVKILRYNPEKDRKSHWETYPVEAAPGDRVLDVLNYVKWYVDPSLTFRRSCAHGICGSDAMLINGRNRLACKTLLQDIVKEGGTLTAEPIRGLKVEKDLLVDMEPFFDAYRAVMPFFVNNDPTPVGERIQSPEDAERMDHGSNCILCACCTTSCPIYWVNGRYLGPAAIVQAHRFIFDTRDHAARERLAILNQNTGVWRCRTAYNCTEACPRDIPITQLIEEVKRAEMYAQS